The following is a genomic window from Armatimonadota bacterium.
CCACGGCCGGTGAGTCCGCGAGCCGACGCTCCAGGACCGGTGCGATGTGGCGGATGAAGTCGGGCAGATCGGGCACGCGGACGTAGAACGCGTACGGCTCGCGCGTGCGCGGCAATCGAGACGGGATGACCTCGTATACCGGATGCTGCGAGCCAATGCGAAACGCGAAGGATGTGAACTGCTTGTTGCCGCGCACCGCGCATTGCTCGCCGGTGGCGAGCAGGTAGCGCAGGACGGTCCGCGTTGGCGCCAGCCAGTTCGCGCCGGGTCTCAACTCGTAAACGAGGACGCCCAGCGTCTTGTCCCATAACTCGGTCGAGTGGACCAGGAGACCGATGCGGTCCCCACGTGCGGCCTCGATGAGGCACAGCTGGCGACTCTCCAGTGCCCGCTTGTTGCGGCCCTTGAGTTCGTAGCGCCAGACGGCGCTGCCGCAAACGCATGACACGAGGTATCTCCGCATGCCATCGCGATAGACCCGCGCCATGAAAGGCAAGTCGGCTTCCGTCGCAGGACGCACGCGATACGGCTCCTTCGCGCCCTTCTTCGGCGCCGGGACGCCGGCTTTGAAGCCGATCCGGCTGCCGCCGACCTCGAGCGCCATCTCGTAGCCGAACTGCCGGTAGAAATTGGGGATGCCGACGACGACCTGGCCCTTGTGCCTTCGCCGCGAACTCCAGCGGTGGGCCGCTTCGAACTGCGCGCGCACCAGGCCGCGCCGGCGATACTCCGGCCGCGTGCCCACCAGCTCCACCTGGCCGACGCCGAACGGGATCCCGGCGTACGACCAGGTCTGGGAGATGAGACACAGGGACGATACGACGGCGCCTGTACTAACGTCCTCGACCACGGTGAAGTCGCGCGCGCTAATCCCGGGGTGTGTGCCGGACATAAGCACGTCAATCCATACGCTCATGGCGTTCTGCACTTCGGGCGGATCCGAGGCGCAGTGGATCTCGCGATTGAACGCGGCGAGCGCAGCGGTGTCATCCACCGTCGCTCGGCGGAGGATGAGGCCGTCGCCGAGGTCTCGCGGAATGGTCGGCTTCGCTCCGGTCTCTGGTGTCATCCGTCTTCCTTCATCGCCTCGTGCATTTTCGCGGCGATGTCCCGCGCCTTCGCGCGCATCTGCTCGGGGTCGACCGCGAGCGGGTGCGGCCACAGCGTGAACAGCCGCCGCGCGCCCGCCTCCGCGCTCGGGCACGTTCCGGGCGCATAGCTCACATACTCGGGCAGCGGGTACCCGACGGAGGTACGTCGCTCGCGCTCCATCCGCTGGAAAACATCCTCGAGATAGTTTATCTCGTTGTACCTGCCGAAGTCGAGGTCAGCCGTCGTGAGAGTCGTCTGCTCCGGATCGAGCCAGAGGGGATATGCCCAGTAGTTCGGCCGGCTGTCGGGCGGCGTGTGAGCGAGGCGGAGCCCGGGCACCGAGCGCAGCTCTTCTTCGATGACGGCGGCGATCTCCGCCCGGCGCGCGTTGAACCGCTCGATCTTTCGGAGTTGGACGAACGCGACCGCGCCCTGCAGCTCGCTCATCCGGTAGTTGTGCCCGAACGCGAAGTGCCCGCGCTGGGGGATGCCGCCGATTTCTGTCGCCTCGGGCGGCGCGGCTTTGTCCCGGAACCACGGCATGCCGCAGTTGGAGTAGAGCACGGCGCGCGCATAGCCGTCGGGGTCGTCGGTCGTGACCAGGCCGCCTTCGCCGGCGGTCATGTGCTTACTCTGCTGGAGGCTGTAACAGGTGGCGTCGCCGAACGTCCCAACCATTTGCCCGCGGTAGTACGCGTCGTAGGCCTGCGCGCAGTCCTCTACGACCTTCAGGTCGTGCTTCCTCGCGACCCGCATGATCGGCTCCATATCCGCCGGGATGCCCCAGAGGTGAACGACGACGACCGCCTTCGCGCGCGGGGTGACCGCCGCTTCAACGGCATCCGCAGTGATGATGAGGTTGCGGGGATCCACATCGGCGAACACCGGCACCGCGCCGAGCCCAACCGCGGCCAGTGAAGACGCGATGAACGAGCATGGGGGACAGATCACCTCGTCCCCCGGCCCGATGCCGCACGCCGCCAGCGCGGCTTCATTCGCCGATGTGCCGGAGTTGACGGCGTGCACGTATTCCCGGCCGGCGTGCTCGGCGAACGCGTCCTCGAGGCGCGCGACGTAGTTCCCGCTCGCGCCGCGCCAGATCTCCTGGCTCTCGACGACTTCCCGCAGCGCCGCCAGCTCGTCCTCGCCGAACATGCGAAAGCTCATGTCGCATCCTCCGCACCGCCTTCAGGTCGGTAACGGCTCCTTTTCCGCGCCGTGGCCGCGCAGACCTGCGGCCCGGAGCAGCGGCTCGTCAGGGGACCAGCCGTGCGCGAGCAGGTCGCTCACGTGGGAGCCGCGACCCGGTCACGGGCGCACCGGCGCAAGCAGGGAGAGTGCCGACGCGGACGGAATCACTTGCGCACAACTGGCGCCGGTGACTGACTTACTCACGGCTGCAAGGAGACACGATGAAGATATACCTCCTCTGCGACATGGAGGGGACGTCGGGCATCTGGAGGGCGGAGCAGACTGACGCGAAGTCCCCGCATTGTCAGCAGGGGCGCGAACTGCTCGTCGGCGACGTCAACGCGGCCATCGCCGGCGCGATTGACGGAGGCGCCGCCGAACTCGTGGCCTGTGACACGCACGGAAGCGGGCCGAATTTCCTGATAGAGAAGATGGATGAGCGGGCGGAATACGAGACGCCGTCCGCGGACTCGCCGATGCCGTCGCTCGACGAATCCTTCGATGGCCTGATCCTCACCGGCCATCACGCCATGGCCGGTACGCTCAACGGTTTCCTGGATCACACCATGAGTTCGGCCGGATGGTTCTGTTTCAAGATCAACGGCAGGCCGGTGGGTGAGATCGGCATGGAGACCGCTCATGCCGGACACTTCGGCGTGCCGCTCATCATGGTCACGGGAGACGAGGCGGCGTGCCGCGAGGCCGAGGAGCAGTTCCCGGGCGTGGTCACGGCGGCGGTGAAGCGCGGTCTGGGGCGCAACCAAGCGCGCCTCATGCCGCTCGGCAAGGCGCACGCGCTGATCCGCGAGCGCGCGGCGCAGGCGGTGGCCAAGGCGAAGGAACTGAAGCCGTGGAGGCTCGAAGCGCCGATAACGCTCGAGTTGACGTACTACCGCAGCGACATGGCCGACCGCGCGGCAGCCGACCCGGACGCCGAGCGTGTGGATGCCCGCACCGTGCGCAAGGTGGTCTCGACGGCGGAGCGTGTGTGCCGGTTCTGAGTGGCGACTGCGAGCAGTGGCGCGGGGAGAGGTGACGGCGTGGCGGCGAGAGAGACGGTGACGCTCGGCGCGACAGGCGACATCTCGTTCTCGGGCCAGACCGGCGTCGAGATGATGGAGCGCGGCGCGGACTGGCCCTTCGAGTCAATGCGCCCGCACCTCGCGCGCGCGGACGTGCTGTTCGGGAATATGGAATCCGTCGCGATTCCCGACGACTATCCCAGGGATCAGATAGACCCTGACGGTTTGATATCGCCCGTCCCAGGCCCCGACGGCGCGGCAGCGCTCAAGCGGGCGGGGTTCGATTTCCTCAACCTTGCCGCCAATCACATCCTCGACGCCGGCGCCGTGGGCATGGATTACACCAAGCGCTGCCTGGAGCAGGCGGGCATCGCGACGGGCGGCGTCGGGTATTCGCAGGCCGAAGCGCGCCGGTTGGCCGTGCTGGAGACGGGCGGCCTGACGTTCGGCTTCCTGTGCTACGGCGAGGACAGTAACTACACGCTCGGTCATACGACTCCGAGCTACGCCTACTATGAACTCGATACCGTAGTGGAGGACGTGCGCCGGCACCGGGCAGATGCGGACGTTCTGGTCGTCTCCATCCACGGCGACCTCGAGTTCATGCCCACGCCGTCGCTGCCCCGGCTGTGCAACTCCCGGGAGATCGCGCGCGCCGGCGCCGACCTCATTCTCCAGCATCACCCGCATGTGCCCCAGGGCATGGAGATGGTTGACGGTTGCCTGATCGCGTACTCGCTGGGCAACTTTGTCTTCGATGCCCACAGCTTCGGCTATCTCAGGGACAACGGGCCGCACACCGCGCACTCGTTTCTCCTGCTCGCCGAGGTCGGGCGCAACGGGGTGGAGTCGTTCGAGCGCGTGCCGTTCGAGATTCGCGAGTCCCCTGAGGAGCGGCCTGTCGCGCTGGAGGGTCGCGCGCGCGGGGCGATGCTGCGGTATCTCTCGCGCCTCGACGCGAAACTCGCGGACGAAGAGGCGGTCAAGCGAACATGGCGCAAGGTCGCAAAGCGGATGTTGAAATCGTACATCCAGAAGGCCGCCGAGCGCGATGTGGACGGGGTCATCGAGGAACTGGTTGGCCGCGTGTGCTTCGTCGCTGAGAACCGGAGCTGGGCGCAAGAGATCCGCGACATGGCGCGCGAGCAG
Proteins encoded in this region:
- a CDS encoding GNAT family N-acetyltransferase, coding for MTPETGAKPTIPRDLGDGLILRRATVDDTAALAAFNREIHCASDPPEVQNAMSVWIDVLMSGTHPGISARDFTVVEDVSTGAVVSSLCLISQTWSYAGIPFGVGQVELVGTRPEYRRRGLVRAQFEAAHRWSSRRRHKGQVVVGIPNFYRQFGYEMALEVGGSRIGFKAGVPAPKKGAKEPYRVRPATEADLPFMARVYRDGMRRYLVSCVCGSAVWRYELKGRNKRALESRQLCLIEAARGDRIGLLVHSTELWDKTLGVLVYELRPGANWLAPTRTVLRYLLATGEQCAVRGNKQFTSFAFRIGSQHPVYEVIPSRLPRTREPYAFYVRVPDLPDFIRHIAPVLERRLADSPAVGHTGELKLSFYQVGLRLVFDRGRLKQAEPWAPGEGLSAAFPGFTFLQLLFGRRSFDDLQSAYPDCYAADRGDDGDEVSLLLRVLFPKEPSLVWTPA
- a CDS encoding DegT/DnrJ/EryC1/StrS family aminotransferase, which encodes MSFRMFGEDELAALREVVESQEIWRGASGNYVARLEDAFAEHAGREYVHAVNSGTSANEAALAACGIGPGDEVICPPCSFIASSLAAVGLGAVPVFADVDPRNLIITADAVEAAVTPRAKAVVVVHLWGIPADMEPIMRVARKHDLKVVEDCAQAYDAYYRGQMVGTFGDATCYSLQQSKHMTAGEGGLVTTDDPDGYARAVLYSNCGMPWFRDKAAPPEATEIGGIPQRGHFAFGHNYRMSELQGAVAFVQLRKIERFNARRAEIAAVIEEELRSVPGLRLAHTPPDSRPNYWAYPLWLDPEQTTLTTADLDFGRYNEINYLEDVFQRMERERRTSVGYPLPEYVSYAPGTCPSAEAGARRLFTLWPHPLAVDPEQMRAKARDIAAKMHEAMKEDG
- a CDS encoding M55 family metallopeptidase; the protein is MKIYLLCDMEGTSGIWRAEQTDAKSPHCQQGRELLVGDVNAAIAGAIDGGAAELVACDTHGSGPNFLIEKMDERAEYETPSADSPMPSLDESFDGLILTGHHAMAGTLNGFLDHTMSSAGWFCFKINGRPVGEIGMETAHAGHFGVPLIMVTGDEAACREAEEQFPGVVTAAVKRGLGRNQARLMPLGKAHALIRERAAQAVAKAKELKPWRLEAPITLELTYYRSDMADRAAADPDAERVDARTVRKVVSTAERVCRF
- a CDS encoding CapA family protein, encoding MAARETVTLGATGDISFSGQTGVEMMERGADWPFESMRPHLARADVLFGNMESVAIPDDYPRDQIDPDGLISPVPGPDGAAALKRAGFDFLNLAANHILDAGAVGMDYTKRCLEQAGIATGGVGYSQAEARRLAVLETGGLTFGFLCYGEDSNYTLGHTTPSYAYYELDTVVEDVRRHRADADVLVVSIHGDLEFMPTPSLPRLCNSREIARAGADLILQHHPHVPQGMEMVDGCLIAYSLGNFVFDAHSFGYLRDNGPHTAHSFLLLAEVGRNGVESFERVPFEIRESPEERPVALEGRARGAMLRYLSRLDAKLADEEAVKRTWRKVAKRMLKSYIQKAAERDVDGVIEELVGRVCFVAENRSWAQEIRDMAREQWDQMNREADPLHRPHYRFTRKRPRRRVRRRKS